Proteins from a single region of Echeneis naucrates chromosome 2, fEcheNa1.1, whole genome shotgun sequence:
- the LOC115056075 gene encoding cilia- and flagella-associated protein 47-like isoform X2 yields MDGIQAEDSDRGHYEVYFSVEVISEPPEPTEVIDVLCAVQSSVAIEIPVNNPQGELLMLDVYLEGDDLRGDKWISVPPQKTRTYIATFSPDRVGKSTGCVVFQSELVGEVWYQLELYAFPPPVTTLPQVCCQLGKSTRQTISLVNPTAETLELIVTNSNPINYTLEMDSENNLIVGPHSCTQLGVCFSPSSIGEEDHTAKITFACPQLPEWCVLLSGRGLNPKSQEPLSNSSMITSNASISIPYTNTTEIPAVTLTD; encoded by the exons ATGGATGGCATTCAAGCAGAAGACAGTGACAGAG GACACTATGAAGTGTACTTCTCTGTAGAGGTCATTTCTGAACCACCAGAACCCACCGAGGTTATAGATGTGCTCTGTGCTGTTCAG AGCTCTGTTGCCATAGAGATCCCTGTCAATAACCCACAAGGAGAGCTGCTGATGCTGGATGTGTACCTGGAAGGAGACGACCTGAGGGGGGACAAGTGGATTTCTGTTCCCCCGCAAAAGACTCGTACTTACATAGCTACGTTCTCACCTGACAGAGTAGGAAAGAGCACAGGATG TGTGGTGttccagtcagagctggtggGGGAGGTCTGGTACCAACTGGAGCTTTATGCTTTTCCCCCTCCAGTCACCACACTACCACAAGTCTGCTGTCAGCTGGGAAA atcGACCAGACAGACTATTTCCCTGGTGAACCCAACAGCTGAAACTCTGGAACTGATTGTAACCAACAGTAATCCCATAAATTACACGCTGGAAATGGATTCAGAAAATAAT CTCATTGTGGGGCCCCATTCCTGCACCCAGCTCGGTGTCTGTTTTAGTCCGTCATCCATCGGAGAGGAGGATCACACGGCAAAGATCACTTTCGCATGCCCTCAG TTGCCCGagtggtgtgtgttgttgagTGGGCGTGGCCTTAATCCAAAGAGCCAGGAGCCTCTTAGCAACTCATCCATGATTACGTCCAACGCCTCCATCTCCATTCCCtacacaaacaccacagagatCCCAGCTGTCACACTCACAG
- the LOC115056075 gene encoding cilia- and flagella-associated protein 47-like isoform X1 — MDGIQAEDSDRGHYEVYFSVEVISEPPEPTEVIDVLCAVQSSVAIEIPVNNPQGELLMLDVYLEGDDLRGDKWISVPPQKTRTYIATFSPDRVGKSTGCVVFQSELVGEVWYQLELYAFPPPVTTLPQVCCQLGKSTRQTISLVNPTAETLELIVTNSNPINYTLEMDSENNLIVGPHSCTQLGVCFSPSSIGEEDHTAKITFACPQLPEWCVLLSGRGLNPKSQEPLSNSSMITSNASISIPYTNTTEIPAVTLTGPQWSP, encoded by the exons ATGGATGGCATTCAAGCAGAAGACAGTGACAGAG GACACTATGAAGTGTACTTCTCTGTAGAGGTCATTTCTGAACCACCAGAACCCACCGAGGTTATAGATGTGCTCTGTGCTGTTCAG AGCTCTGTTGCCATAGAGATCCCTGTCAATAACCCACAAGGAGAGCTGCTGATGCTGGATGTGTACCTGGAAGGAGACGACCTGAGGGGGGACAAGTGGATTTCTGTTCCCCCGCAAAAGACTCGTACTTACATAGCTACGTTCTCACCTGACAGAGTAGGAAAGAGCACAGGATG TGTGGTGttccagtcagagctggtggGGGAGGTCTGGTACCAACTGGAGCTTTATGCTTTTCCCCCTCCAGTCACCACACTACCACAAGTCTGCTGTCAGCTGGGAAA atcGACCAGACAGACTATTTCCCTGGTGAACCCAACAGCTGAAACTCTGGAACTGATTGTAACCAACAGTAATCCCATAAATTACACGCTGGAAATGGATTCAGAAAATAAT CTCATTGTGGGGCCCCATTCCTGCACCCAGCTCGGTGTCTGTTTTAGTCCGTCATCCATCGGAGAGGAGGATCACACGGCAAAGATCACTTTCGCATGCCCTCAG TTGCCCGagtggtgtgtgttgttgagTGGGCGTGGCCTTAATCCAAAGAGCCAGGAGCCTCTTAGCAACTCATCCATGATTACGTCCAACGCCTCCATCTCCATTCCCtacacaaacaccacagagatCCCAGCTGTCACACTCACAG